In Desulfatibacillum aliphaticivorans DSM 15576, the sequence AGCAAGCCGAAAAAAAGGTAATAAAACAAAATCAGGTAGAGCGATCCCCTGGCCTGGCTCAGGGACTTTTCAAAATACTCGTCCAGGAAAAGCGACTCCAGTGCTTTATCCTTGCCTGTAAAGCGCAAGGTAACGGGGTTGAAGTCCATTGTCCGGGATGACGCCCCGGCTGTTTCCTGGCCCGTCGTTAGCATGCCGCCCTCTGGAATAAAATACCAAATATTCTATTGTTTGGCTAGTACAATAGGCTGTGAAATGGATTAAATCAAGGTTTTTAACACAGTTCAATAAAATCCATAAAAAACCACTTAACAGAACATGTTTAAGGGGTATAAAGATGACAAAAAATCCAAGAATGATGACGCCTCCAAGGTGCGGGGCCGCTTAAGGGGTGGGGGTCCGATAGGCCTCCAGGTGAGCCTGGACCTCATCCAACAGCTCCTGGGAATACATGACGCCGGTCATTTCTTTCCACACGGGCAGGGCTTGACGCCGCATGCTTTCCAGGTTCCTGGGGCTCACCCGGACTTCCTTAAGGCCGTATTGCAGCATGGCTTTAATGCTTTTTTCATTGTCCTCCCGCACGCCTTGGCAGAATTTATCCTGCAATTCCATCTGGCGGCTTAACAAGGCGGTCTGGTATTCCTCGGGCAAGGTGTTCCAGGCCTCCATGGAAGCGGCGATGGGGGCGGGAGAGTAACGGATTTTAATAGGATTGACGTAGCGGAGGATGGAGTAAAGTTGGGTTCCGGCCACCCAGATGGCGGGAGCGATGCCTGCGTCGGCCTCGCCTTGGCGCAAGACGGATGCGGCCCGCGAGACCTCCACCTTGACGGTTTTGGCGCCGAGTCGGTGTAAAAGGGTCTCTTCCATGGGGCCGTACCAGGCTATGAAGGAGGCCTTTTTCGTATCTTCCAGAGAAGCGATGGGATGCCGGGTGGAGTATATCTGATCAAAATCCTGATCGTTCCATAAAAAGAGCTTTAGCCCGTTGCGGGCCGCGGCCTCATCCAGGACGGGCTGCATTTTTTCCTTGATGAAGTCCACCTCGCCGTAGTCGTTGAACAAAAACGGCAGTTCAAACAGGCCGAACTCCTTGCACAGCAGGGTTGCGCCCTGACCGGCGAAGCCTCCCCCGGACAATCGTCCGCTCTTGATCATGGCGACCACGTCCGCGTCTTCCCCCAGCACCCCGCCCCAGTAGACTTTGACGAACAGGTCGCCTTCACATTCCTCCAGGATAACGGGAAAAAGGACCTCCTCCACTTGGCGAGCCCATCCTACGCCTCTGGGGGCGAGGGTGGCGAATTTCCATTTATAGGAGGCGTCAGCGCCGTTAGGCATGCTGGCCGCCTGGGATGCGGCCGGGAAAATCCAGGCTATGGACAGAAAAAAGACGACTAAAACAGACTTGATTTGTAGCATAGGTTCCTCAAACTGCGGGCATGCAGGGCGCGCCTCCTGATAACTCTTTCATGGAGTGCGCTGCAGCAATTTTGTATCTTCATGGGAGTACGGCGGCGAGCATATGCAGAGAATGCGCATGTCCCCGTCTCCCGTATTTTCAACTTGATGAGGGGTTCCGGGCGGGATGAGCACCGTGCTTCCCCTGCGAACGTCCAGCTTTTCAACGCCCAGGGTCATAACGCCGCGTCCCTGGGTGTAATGATAGATCTCTTCCGTCGCCTCATGCAGGTGAAGCTCGCTTACCAGCCCCGGCGCCAGAACAGCCTCGGCCAGGCTGGTCCTTCCTTCTCCGTGAACGGCCGGATGCAGCAGTTCGCGGATTAAAGTCTGGTCCTTTGTGACATAAGGCGCTATGTGATCGTATTCGGTTTTTATCATGGCTGTAATGTACCTTATCGGCGTCCTTAGTACAAGCATTTCACCGGAGGCTGAACAATCTTCATTATTCTTTAACGCTTAAAGGCGGCCCCACCCTTTGGCCCGGCCGGAGTCGCGCCGACAGAGCCATACAGGGCCGTCGCGCCTTTGTCCATCCTGAAGGCTCTTACACCGCCGATTGGTTGACAAAAGCCCTAACGGCGCCGTAATCTAATTACCAGCGTGGACACGTAATGAAACAGCGCTTCCACATGTATTCGATAATCGGCTTCGGCAATTTTGTTTGATCCGCCCTGTCAAGCCACTCTATTCGGAAAGGATGTGCGATGACCATAGACGTAAAGGTGCTGGTTGTCGACGATGATGAACCAGTGAGAAACAGCCTTGTCAATTTTTTGGAGGACGAGGGTTTTGAGCCGGTT encodes:
- the dctP gene encoding TRAP transporter substrate-binding protein DctP, whose protein sequence is MLQIKSVLVVFFLSIAWIFPAASQAASMPNGADASYKWKFATLAPRGVGWARQVEEVLFPVILEECEGDLFVKVYWGGVLGEDADVVAMIKSGRLSGGGFAGQGATLLCKEFGLFELPFLFNDYGEVDFIKEKMQPVLDEAAARNGLKLFLWNDQDFDQIYSTRHPIASLEDTKKASFIAWYGPMEETLLHRLGAKTVKVEVSRAASVLRQGEADAGIAPAIWVAGTQLYSILRYVNPIKIRYSPAPIAASMEAWNTLPEEYQTALLSRQMELQDKFCQGVREDNEKSIKAMLQYGLKEVRVSPRNLESMRRQALPVWKEMTGVMYSQELLDEVQAHLEAYRTPTP
- a CDS encoding cupin domain-containing protein → MIKTEYDHIAPYVTKDQTLIRELLHPAVHGEGRTSLAEAVLAPGLVSELHLHEATEEIYHYTQGRGVMTLGVEKLDVRRGSTVLIPPGTPHQVENTGDGDMRILCICSPPYSHEDTKLLQRTP